A genome region from Actinomycetota bacterium includes the following:
- the gatB gene encoding Asp-tRNA(Asn)/Glu-tRNA(Gln) amidotransferase subunit GatB, which yields MALETVIGLEIHVELNTASKMFCGCPVTFGEPPNTAVCPVCLGHPGVLPVINKRAVESAAMIGLSLNCAIAPLNQFARKNYFYPDMPKDYQISQFDLPIAVGGYLDVGDGGGTRRIGITRVHMEEDTGKLIHKGQSGRIHGADYSIVDFNRAGVPLMEIVSEPDMRSSEEARAFMVKLRSILLALGISDCNMEEGSLRCDANVSLREFGEAGLGVKTEVKNMNSFRALRKALEYEIARQTKMIAAGDRIIQETRHWDDAGGVTISLRSKEEAHDYRYFPDPDLVNILMNEDEVAKLKAALPELPDARAERLARDFSLETDEAKVLALNKPLGDFFEEAVAGGSDAKKAVNWLLHEVSAALNQTDAEIDETAFTPRHLVDLLKLLDKGTISGKMAKDIFKESFETGKLPSVIVEEKGHVQITDEDALTKIIDQVIAENPKAVEDFRGGQARAVGFLVGNVMRLTQGKASPDLVNKILKERLA from the coding sequence ATGGCGCTAGAGACGGTCATCGGACTGGAAATTCATGTTGAGTTGAATACGGCAAGCAAGATGTTCTGCGGGTGCCCCGTAACGTTCGGTGAGCCGCCCAATACGGCCGTCTGTCCGGTCTGTCTGGGCCATCCCGGTGTTTTGCCGGTCATAAACAAACGTGCGGTCGAATCCGCGGCTATGATCGGTTTGTCCTTGAACTGCGCCATCGCACCGCTAAACCAGTTCGCCAGGAAGAATTACTTCTACCCCGATATGCCGAAGGACTATCAGATCTCTCAATTTGATTTGCCGATTGCCGTCGGCGGCTACCTGGACGTCGGCGACGGCGGAGGGACGCGTCGGATCGGCATAACGCGCGTCCACATGGAAGAAGACACCGGTAAGCTTATACATAAGGGACAAAGCGGACGGATACACGGCGCCGACTACAGTATCGTCGATTTTAACCGGGCCGGCGTCCCGCTGATGGAGATCGTCAGCGAGCCCGACATGCGAAGCTCGGAAGAAGCTCGCGCTTTTATGGTCAAACTGCGGAGCATCCTGCTCGCTTTGGGCATATCCGACTGTAACATGGAAGAGGGAAGCCTGCGCTGCGACGCCAACGTTAGCTTGCGCGAGTTCGGCGAGGCAGGACTGGGCGTTAAGACCGAGGTCAAGAACATGAACTCTTTTCGGGCGTTAAGGAAAGCCCTGGAATACGAAATCGCCCGCCAGACCAAAATGATTGCCGCCGGTGACAGGATCATTCAGGAAACGCGGCACTGGGACGACGCGGGAGGCGTAACGATCTCTCTCCGCAGTAAGGAAGAGGCGCACGATTACAGGTATTTCCCCGACCCCGACCTCGTCAACATTTTGATGAACGAGGACGAGGTCGCCAAGCTTAAAGCCGCTTTGCCGGAACTGCCCGACGCACGGGCGGAACGCCTGGCGCGCGACTTCAGCTTGGAAACAGACGAGGCGAAAGTTCTGGCTCTGAATAAGCCCCTTGGCGATTTCTTTGAGGAAGCCGTTGCCGGCGGTTCGGACGCTAAGAAAGCCGTCAACTGGCTCCTTCACGAGGTCTCGGCCGCGCTTAACCAAACCGACGCAGAGATCGACGAGACGGCTTTCACGCCGCGGCATCTGGTCGATCTTTTGAAGCTTCTCGACAAGGGCACGATTTCCGGCAAGATGGCCAAGGATATTTTTAAGGAAAGCTTCGAAACCGGCAAGCTGCCTTCGGTTATCGTCGAGGAAAAGGGCCATGTACAGATAACCGACGAGGACGCCTTAACCAAAATTATAGACCAGGTCATTGCCGAGAATCCAAAAGCAGTCGAAGATTTTCGGGGCGGCCAGGCCAGAGCGGTCGGCTTTCTGGTCGGCAACGTAATGAGGTTGACACAAGGCAAGGCTAGCCCCGACCTGGTCAACAAGATACTAAAAGAACGCCTCGCTTAA
- the nifV gene encoding homocitrate synthase: MDLGAKVAARQIKIDDTTLRDGEQTAGVVFSNKEKIEIARLLGELGVHQIEAGIPAMGGDEAETIKKIASMGLPCSVLAWNRTVIADIQKSIDCGVDAVAVSVPTSDIHIEHKLKKSRDWVLESVKESVDFAKKNKLYVSVNMEDASRSDVAYLLEFCQTAKNAGADRVRFCDTLGILDPFQTYQVIKHLYENAGIEIEMHTHNDFGMATANALAGLRAGATYVNTTVNGLGERAGNAALEEVVMALKVIEKIDLGMKTQMFRRVSEYVAEASSRTVPIWKAIVGTNCFAHESGIHADGVIKNPLNYEPYAPEEVGLERQIVIGKHSGSRAIIAKFNEYGIDISQQDADCILEQVRKKALEVKRALFDKELVQLYKNYCELK, from the coding sequence ATGGACTTGGGCGCTAAGGTCGCGGCCCGTCAGATTAAGATTGACGATACGACGCTTCGCGACGGCGAACAAACCGCGGGAGTCGTCTTTTCTAACAAGGAAAAGATTGAGATTGCCAGGCTGCTCGGCGAACTTGGCGTTCACCAGATCGAGGCGGGCATCCCGGCGATGGGCGGCGACGAAGCCGAGACCATAAAGAAGATTGCGAGCATGGGGTTGCCGTGCAGTGTTCTGGCCTGGAACCGGACGGTTATCGCCGACATCCAGAAATCGATCGACTGCGGCGTAGACGCTGTCGCGGTGTCGGTTCCGACATCCGATATCCACATCGAACACAAACTAAAAAAAAGCCGGGATTGGGTGCTGGAGAGCGTCAAGGAATCCGTTGATTTCGCCAAGAAAAATAAATTATACGTGTCCGTCAATATGGAAGACGCCAGTCGCAGCGACGTCGCCTACCTTTTGGAATTCTGTCAGACGGCTAAGAATGCCGGCGCCGACCGCGTTCGCTTCTGCGACACGCTGGGCATTCTTGACCCCTTTCAAACATACCAGGTCATCAAGCATTTATATGAAAATGCCGGCATAGAGATAGAGATGCACACCCACAACGATTTCGGGATGGCAACCGCCAACGCTTTGGCTGGCTTAAGAGCCGGGGCGACCTACGTCAATACGACTGTGAACGGCCTGGGCGAGCGCGCCGGCAACGCCGCTCTGGAAGAGGTGGTCATGGCCCTGAAAGTCATCGAGAAAATCGACCTTGGTATGAAGACGCAGATGTTCAGGCGAGTCTCCGAATACGTCGCCGAGGCTTCAAGCCGAACCGTACCGATCTGGAAGGCCATCGTCGGGACTAATTGTTTCGCCCACGAGTCAGGCATCCACGCCGACGGCGTTATCAAGAACCCGCTCAACTATGAGCCATATGCGCCGGAGGAAGTCGGCCTGGAGCGCCAGATCGTCATTGGCAAGCATTCCGGCTCTCGGGCCATTATCGCCAAGTTCAATGAGTATGGGATAGATATCTCTCAGCAGGATGCTGACTGTATTCTAGAACAAGTCCGCAAGAAAGCCCTCGAAGTAAAGCGGGCGCTGTTCGACAAGGAGCTCGTCCAGCTATACAAAAACTACTGCGAGCTGAAGTAG
- a CDS encoding 3-isopropylmalate dehydratase large subunit, with translation MACGKTLAEKILSSASGTDAYAGDIIIADVDVVLAQDGTGPLVISQWEKLGVGKVANPERTIFFIDHAAPSPRRELSNAHMIIREFAAKTGARLSDVASGISHQRVAEDYTEPGFVVVGADSHTCTSGALAAFATGMGSTDIAVALTAGKIWLRVPETIKIEVNGDMPAGVYAKDLMLTVIGTIGADGATYKALEFTGETIRKMPMTDRMTLSSLAVEAGAKAGLIAADEQTKKFMMSRGRAAGFRELEPDNDANYEAVVTIDASKLVPVVSAPHTVDNVMTVEKTSNTIINQAFIGTCTNGRLEDLHIAAAIVKGKTVASGVRFLVAPASKDVYLAALKDGTIETLAAAGALIMNPGCGACVGVHEGVLGDKEVCLSSQNRNFKGRLGNPDSFIYLASPATVAASALTGHITDPRTI, from the coding sequence TTGGCCTGCGGTAAGACGCTGGCCGAGAAGATCCTAAGCTCGGCCTCCGGCACCGACGCATACGCGGGCGACATAATCATCGCCGACGTGGACGTTGTCCTGGCGCAAGACGGCACCGGTCCTCTGGTTATTTCCCAGTGGGAGAAATTGGGCGTGGGCAAGGTCGCCAATCCTGAACGGACGATATTCTTTATCGATCACGCCGCCCCGTCGCCCCGGCGCGAGTTGTCCAACGCGCACATGATTATCCGGGAATTTGCTGCCAAAACCGGCGCCCGCTTGAGCGACGTCGCTTCCGGCATAAGCCATCAACGAGTGGCCGAGGATTATACCGAACCGGGTTTTGTCGTAGTCGGCGCGGATTCACACACTTGCACTTCGGGAGCCCTGGCCGCGTTCGCGACCGGTATGGGTTCGACCGATATAGCTGTCGCGCTAACGGCCGGCAAGATCTGGCTGCGCGTTCCGGAGACAATTAAAATCGAGGTCAACGGGGATATGCCGGCAGGCGTATACGCCAAAGACTTAATGCTCACCGTGATCGGGACAATCGGCGCGGACGGAGCCACCTATAAAGCTCTGGAATTCACCGGCGAAACGATTCGTAAAATGCCCATGACAGACCGGATGACCCTATCCAGTCTGGCCGTCGAGGCGGGCGCCAAAGCCGGCTTGATCGCGGCCGACGAGCAAACTAAAAAGTTTATGATGAGCAGAGGCCGGGCGGCCGGTTTTAGAGAGCTGGAGCCCGATAATGACGCCAATTATGAAGCGGTTGTAACTATTGACGCGTCCAAGCTCGTTCCGGTAGTTTCCGCGCCTCATACCGTGGACAACGTCATGACGGTGGAGAAGACCTCCAACACCATAATCAACCAGGCTTTTATAGGAACCTGCACCAACGGCCGTTTGGAGGACCTGCATATCGCCGCGGCTATAGTGAAGGGCAAGACGGTCGCGAGCGGTGTCAGGTTTCTGGTCGCTCCGGCGTCGAAGGACGTCTACCTGGCGGCTCTTAAAGACGGAACCATCGAGACTTTGGCGGCCGCGGGCGCGTTGATAATGAATCCCGGCTGCGGCGCGTGCGTCGGAGTTCACGAAGGCGTGTTGGGCGACAAAGAAGTCTGCCTGAGTTCGCAGAACAGGAATTTCAAGGGACGTTTGGGAAATCCCGACTCGTTCATCTATCTGGCCAGCCCGGCGACCGTCGCGGCCTCCGCGCTGACAGGCCATATTACGGACCCGAGAACCATTTAG
- a CDS encoding 3-isopropylmalate dehydratase small subunit, whose translation MILKGKAHKFGDDISTDLITPGRYFHLRTNLPELAKHTLEDANPDFVKNMRPGDFVVAGNNFGLGSSREHAAIVIKLSGVGAVLAKSFARIFFRNSINQGVPAIICDTDRISAGDELEVDVEKGEVRNVTTGETIPTTPLPKAMLNILKDGGLVEHFRKNKGFNLS comes from the coding sequence ATGATACTCAAAGGTAAAGCGCATAAGTTTGGCGATGACATCAGCACGGATTTAATCACTCCGGGGCGGTATTTTCACTTAAGGACAAACCTTCCGGAACTGGCCAAACATACGCTGGAAGACGCGAATCCCGATTTCGTAAAAAACATGCGCCCAGGCGACTTCGTGGTGGCCGGCAACAACTTCGGTTTGGGATCCAGCCGTGAGCACGCGGCCATCGTTATCAAACTTAGCGGCGTGGGAGCGGTTTTGGCCAAGTCTTTTGCCCGCATCTTCTTCCGCAATTCGATCAACCAGGGCGTGCCGGCAATAATCTGCGACACAGATAGGATCAGCGCCGGAGACGAACTGGAGGTCGATGTAGAAAAAGGCGAAGTCAGAAACGTGACTACAGGTGAGACTATTCCGACGACGCCGTTGCCAAAGGCCATGCTCAACATCTTAAAGGACGGCGGCTTGGTCGAGCATTTTCGAAAGAATAAAGGATTCAACCTGTCATGA
- a CDS encoding isocitrate/isopropylmalate dehydrogenase family protein: MMHKITLIPGDGIGPEITTAMRRVVEATGIAVDWEVVEAGSDVIEKYGTPLPEQVLESVRRNGVAIKGPITTPIGSGFRSVNVALRKELNLYACLRPAISLKGVKSRYDDIDLVIVRENTEDLYAGIERMVDNDTAESIKLITRAASERIVRYAFEYAVREGRKKVTVVTKANIMKFTDGLFLDIARAAALNYPSIEFDERLIDNMCMQLVMKPHDYDVLVTENLYGDILSDLCAGLIGGLGIAPGANIGDGVAVFEPVHGSAPKYAGQNKVNPTAQILSAQLMLRHIGEPAAADKVLKSTAAVIAAGQTVTYDLGGSAGTSEMADAIIERITRTG; this comes from the coding sequence ATGATGCATAAGATTACATTAATTCCCGGCGATGGGATAGGACCGGAGATTACGACGGCGATGCGCCGCGTTGTGGAAGCGACCGGCATCGCAGTCGATTGGGAAGTTGTCGAAGCCGGCTCGGACGTTATCGAGAAATACGGCACGCCGCTGCCCGAGCAGGTGCTCGAATCGGTCAGAAGGAACGGTGTAGCCATCAAAGGACCGATCACAACCCCGATCGGTTCAGGGTTCCGCAGCGTCAACGTAGCCCTTCGCAAAGAACTAAACCTTTACGCGTGCCTTCGACCGGCCATATCGCTCAAGGGCGTCAAATCCAGGTATGACGATATCGACCTGGTCATCGTCAGGGAGAATACAGAGGATTTATACGCCGGAATCGAGAGGATGGTCGATAACGACACGGCGGAAAGCATCAAGCTGATTACCAGGGCCGCCTCTGAACGGATCGTTAGGTATGCTTTCGAATACGCGGTCCGCGAGGGCCGGAAGAAAGTCACGGTCGTCACCAAGGCAAATATCATGAAGTTCACGGATGGTTTGTTTCTGGACATCGCCCGCGCGGCCGCCCTGAATTATCCGTCCATAGAATTCGACGAACGCCTAATAGACAATATGTGCATGCAGCTCGTCATGAAGCCGCACGATTACGACGTACTTGTTACTGAGAACTTATACGGCGATATACTTTCCGACCTGTGCGCCGGGCTGATCGGCGGGTTGGGGATCGCGCCGGGCGCGAACATCGGGGACGGCGTCGCGGTTTTCGAACCTGTTCATGGCAGCGCTCCCAAATATGCGGGGCAAAACAAGGTCAATCCGACCGCGCAGATTCTGTCGGCCCAACTGATGTTGCGGCATATCGGCGAACCGGCCGCCGCCGACAAAGTTCTTAAGTCGACGGCAGCGGTCATCGCCGCCGGCCAAACTGTCACCTATGACCTGGGCGGCTCCGCCGGTACCTCAGAGATGGCCGATGCTATCATCGAAAGAATTACGCGAACGGGCTAG
- a CDS encoding radical SAM protein — protein sequence MNRLVGDKGFCHAGAAAKVASFNVHHGEEPPISGSRGSGTIFFSYCTMHCVYCQNYPISQLGEGNDVSPEELADMMLKLEQKGCHNINLVTPTHYVPQILEALTIAVEQELNLPLVYNTSGYDTVETLKLLEGVVDIYLSDIRYADTAPARLYSSAADYPPVNRDALKEMHGQVGNLVLDDEGIAKRGLIIRHLVLPGNLAGTERAMEFIAEEISRDAYISLMSQYFPAYKAVGNLLLDRRVTTVEYAAAQEIMETYGLVNGWTQDY from the coding sequence GTGAATCGTCTGGTCGGCGACAAGGGATTCTGTCACGCCGGCGCGGCTGCCAAAGTCGCCAGTTTTAACGTCCACCACGGAGAGGAGCCGCCGATCAGCGGCAGTCGGGGTTCGGGCACCATCTTCTTTAGCTATTGCACCATGCATTGCGTCTATTGTCAGAATTACCCCATTAGCCAGCTCGGCGAAGGCAACGATGTTTCCCCGGAGGAACTGGCCGACATGATGCTTAAACTCGAACAAAAGGGGTGTCACAACATAAACCTGGTGACGCCGACGCATTATGTGCCCCAGATTCTTGAGGCTTTGACGATAGCCGTTGAGCAGGAATTGAATTTGCCTCTCGTCTATAACACTTCGGGATACGATACCGTAGAGACGTTGAAGCTCTTAGAAGGCGTGGTTGATATCTATCTGTCGGATATTCGTTACGCGGATACGGCGCCCGCCCGCCTGTATTCCTCGGCCGCCGACTATCCACCGGTTAACCGGGACGCTCTTAAAGAAATGCACGGGCAGGTCGGGAATCTTGTTTTGGATGACGAAGGAATAGCCAAGCGCGGTTTGATAATCAGGCATCTTGTTCTGCCCGGTAATCTGGCGGGAACCGAGAGGGCCATGGAATTCATTGCCGAGGAGATATCTCGCGATGCCTATATCAGCTTGATGAGCCAGTACTTTCCGGCCTATAAAGCGGTCGGCAACCTGTTGCTGGACCGGCGCGTAACGACCGTCGAGTATGCCGCGGCGCAAGAAATCATGGAGACCTACGGCCTGGTAAACGGTTGGACTCAGGACTATTGA
- the whiA gene encoding DNA-binding protein WhiA, with amino-acid sequence MRETYFIKDELAHLKPRKNCDRLAELSALVRMTGSIHLKRDGLDLTMSSTNPAVARKTLLLLKSLFDIDTGLATEPPSAGRPKPVYVINMPAQAGLIYTLKKSRILDEDSRLLRGVPFQILKDKCCQAAYMRGVFLSAGSLSSSEHGYHLEMATANETMAEDLLTLVEELGFPGRLNERKKDFAVYLTDAGSVVDFLALIGAHAGVLELENLRILRALKSEVNRVVNAEAANLKKTVTAGVSQISDIKSIDKRIGLDKLPAALGDVARARLKHPSATIAELGHTFQPPLSKSAVNHRLRRLHEIAARM; translated from the coding sequence ATGCGTGAGACTTACTTTATAAAAGACGAGCTCGCCCACTTGAAACCAAGGAAGAACTGCGACCGTTTGGCTGAACTGTCGGCCTTGGTAAGGATGACGGGTTCGATTCATCTGAAGCGCGACGGGCTGGACCTTACTATGTCGTCGACTAATCCGGCTGTTGCCCGAAAAACGTTGCTGCTGTTGAAAAGCCTTTTCGATATCGATACCGGATTGGCGACCGAACCTCCTTCGGCCGGCCGGCCAAAACCGGTTTATGTCATCAACATGCCGGCGCAGGCGGGCCTTATCTACACCCTGAAAAAATCCCGGATACTCGACGAGGATTCGCGCTTGCTTCGCGGCGTGCCTTTCCAGATTCTAAAGGACAAGTGCTGTCAGGCGGCCTATATGAGGGGTGTATTTTTATCGGCCGGATCGCTTTCGTCCAGCGAACACGGATACCATTTGGAAATGGCCACGGCTAACGAGACGATGGCGGAAGACCTGCTGACTTTAGTCGAGGAACTCGGGTTTCCGGGGCGGCTGAACGAGCGCAAGAAGGATTTCGCGGTTTATCTTACCGATGCCGGCAGTGTTGTTGATTTTCTAGCCTTGATAGGCGCCCATGCGGGCGTGCTGGAGCTGGAAAACTTGCGCATATTAAGAGCGCTAAAGAGCGAGGTAAACAGGGTCGTGAACGCCGAGGCCGCCAATTTGAAAAAAACCGTCACCGCGGGCGTATCACAAATCAGCGATATTAAATCCATAGATAAAAGAATCGGCCTGGACAAACTGCCAGCCGCCCTCGGGGACGTCGCGCGGGCGCGGCTGAAGCACCCTTCAGCGACGATTGCCGAACTTGGTCACACGTTCCAGCCGCCTTTGAGTAAATCGGCCGTCAACCATCGCCTACGCCGTCTGCATGAGATCGCCGCCAGGATGTAA
- the gap gene encoding type I glyceraldehyde-3-phosphate dehydrogenase, whose amino-acid sequence MAIRVGINGFGRIGRLVTRAVINDPNVEIVAVNDLTDAKTMAHLLKYDSVHGVLPDDIKSTDDSIIVNGKAIKASKEMDPANLPWGDLGVNVVIESTGKFRDREGAGKHLSAGAKKVIISAPGKEPDVTLVLGVNEDVYDKAKHNIISNASCTTNCLAPVTKVLVDNFGLRRGFMTTCHAYTGDQKVLDFPHKDLRRARAAAMSIIPTSTGAAKAIGEVIPSLKGKLDGFALRVPTPDGSVVDLVAELDREVTKEEVNAAMKAAAATDRMQGILKYTEDPIVSIDVVRDPYSSVFDALSTMTMGNLVKVLSWYDNEWGYSNRLVDLIKFV is encoded by the coding sequence ATGGCAATTAGAGTCGGAATAAACGGATTCGGCAGGATCGGCAGACTAGTAACCCGAGCCGTGATAAACGATCCGAATGTCGAGATCGTCGCGGTAAACGACCTGACGGATGCCAAGACAATGGCGCATCTTCTGAAGTATGATTCCGTCCACGGCGTTCTGCCGGATGACATCAAGTCCACGGACGATAGCATCATCGTTAACGGCAAGGCCATCAAAGCCAGCAAGGAAATGGATCCGGCCAACCTGCCCTGGGGAGATCTGGGCGTCAATGTCGTCATCGAGTCGACGGGTAAGTTCCGCGACCGTGAGGGCGCGGGCAAGCACCTTTCCGCCGGAGCCAAAAAGGTAATCATCTCGGCGCCCGGCAAAGAGCCGGACGTTACGCTTGTTTTGGGTGTAAACGAGGACGTTTACGACAAAGCGAAGCACAACATCATCAGTAACGCCTCCTGCACGACTAACTGTTTGGCGCCCGTGACCAAGGTCCTTGTCGATAACTTTGGTTTGAGGAGGGGCTTCATGACAACGTGCCACGCCTATACGGGCGACCAGAAGGTGCTCGACTTTCCGCATAAAGACTTGAGACGGGCCCGCGCGGCGGCTATGAGTATCATTCCGACCAGCACCGGCGCGGCCAAAGCCATCGGCGAGGTCATCCCGTCACTTAAGGGCAAGCTGGATGGCTTCGCGCTCAGGGTTCCGACGCCCGACGGCTCGGTCGTTGACCTGGTTGCCGAGCTGGACAGAGAGGTCACTAAGGAAGAAGTCAACGCGGCCATGAAAGCGGCTGCGGCTACCGATCGTATGCAGGGCATCCTGAAATATACCGAAGACCCGATTGTCAGCATCGACGTCGTCCGTGACCCATATTCATCGGTGTTTGACGCGTTGTCGACAATGACCATGGGCAACCTCGTTAAAGTATTATCCTGGTACGACAACGAGTGGGGCTACAGCAACCGCCTGGTCGACTTAATAAAATTTGTGTAG
- a CDS encoding phosphoglycerate kinase: MDKKTVRDIDVAGKKVLVRVDFNVPLNERQEIQDNSRIKAALPTINYLLENKAKVILVSHLGRPKGKIVPEMRMDPVAKELARLLGKKVIKLDEAINGDVDKAVSKLNDDELILLENIRFYPEETEDDPEFSKKLAACADLFVNDAFGTAHRAHASTVGVTEYLPAVAGFLLEKEVDALNSLIKNPTKPFIAVLGGNKIGDKLGVINSFLELCDGLMIGGGMCFTFLKAQGLNIGDSLLDGEQFDAAKNILAQTEQEGIPLYLPEDFVIADSFAENAATKTVAAEEIPDGWMGLDIGPRTIELYKEVLEEAKTIFWNGPMGVFEWPAFADGTKGIAEALAESSALTIVGGGDSDSALKKFGVEDKIDHVSTGGGASMKVLEGKPLPAVDTLLDK, encoded by the coding sequence TTGGACAAGAAGACGGTTCGCGACATCGACGTCGCCGGAAAGAAGGTCCTCGTCCGAGTCGATTTCAACGTTCCACTGAACGAACGGCAGGAGATTCAGGACAATAGCCGCATCAAGGCTGCCCTGCCGACCATCAACTATCTCCTTGAAAACAAGGCCAAGGTAATCCTGGTTTCTCATCTCGGGCGGCCTAAAGGTAAGATTGTCCCGGAAATGCGAATGGACCCCGTGGCCAAAGAGCTGGCCAGACTTCTGGGCAAGAAAGTCATCAAGCTTGACGAAGCGATTAATGGGGACGTGGACAAAGCCGTCTCCAAACTAAACGATGACGAGCTCATTCTGTTGGAGAACATCAGGTTTTACCCGGAAGAGACGGAGGACGACCCCGAGTTTTCCAAGAAGCTGGCGGCTTGCGCGGACCTCTTCGTAAACGACGCCTTTGGCACTGCGCACAGAGCTCACGCTTCGACCGTGGGCGTTACCGAATATCTTCCGGCCGTCGCCGGATTCCTGTTGGAAAAGGAAGTCGATGCCCTAAACAGCCTGATCAAGAATCCTACGAAACCGTTTATCGCGGTTTTGGGCGGCAACAAGATCGGAGACAAACTAGGCGTTATTAACAGTTTCCTTGAACTATGCGACGGCCTGATGATCGGCGGGGGTATGTGTTTTACGTTTCTTAAGGCGCAGGGACTGAATATCGGCGATTCGCTCCTGGACGGCGAACAGTTCGACGCGGCTAAGAATATTTTGGCCCAGACGGAACAAGAAGGGATTCCGCTTTACCTGCCGGAAGACTTCGTGATAGCCGACTCGTTTGCCGAGAACGCGGCGACCAAGACTGTCGCCGCTGAAGAAATACCGGACGGTTGGATGGGTCTGGATATCGGGCCGCGGACGATAGAGCTCTACAAAGAGGTCTTGGAAGAAGCCAAGACCATATTTTGGAACGGACCGATGGGCGTGTTCGAGTGGCCGGCCTTCGCCGACGGAACAAAAGGCATCGCCGAAGCCTTAGCGGAATCGTCGGCGCTGACCATCGTCGGCGGAGGAGACTCCGATTCGGCGCTTAAGAAATTCGGCGTGGAAGATAAAATCGATCATGTTTCGACAGGCGGAGGGGCCAGCATGAAAGTTCTGGAAGGCAAGCCGCTGCCGGCTGTCGACACCCTGCTGGATAAATGA
- the tpiA gene encoding triose-phosphate isomerase, producing MRKPVIAGNWKMNKTAAQAVFILQELENLVEDAVGVEIVVAPPFIALRSLEVVIEQDKPNIHLAAQNMHWEEEGAYTGEISPLMLLDVGVKYVIIGHSERRQLFGETDENVNRKVKSALAHDLIPIMCCGETLDERESGRTESVIERQVRAGLQDLSASEVAGLIVAYEPIWAIGTGKTATPEQANETVAFVRGVIKDMTGETVSEEVRILYGGSVKPDNIDSLMAMSDIDGALVGGACLEPASFARIVKFNG from the coding sequence ATGCGTAAACCTGTTATCGCCGGTAACTGGAAAATGAATAAGACCGCCGCCCAAGCCGTTTTTATCCTGCAAGAGCTGGAAAACCTGGTCGAAGACGCCGTCGGCGTCGAAATCGTCGTAGCGCCGCCGTTTATCGCGCTCCGCAGCCTGGAAGTTGTGATAGAACAAGACAAACCCAACATCCATCTGGCCGCCCAAAACATGCACTGGGAAGAAGAGGGCGCCTATACCGGAGAGATTTCACCGTTGATGCTGCTCGATGTCGGTGTTAAGTATGTGATTATCGGTCATTCCGAACGCCGGCAATTGTTCGGTGAGACGGATGAGAATGTGAACCGTAAGGTTAAATCGGCTCTGGCCCACGATCTGATTCCCATTATGTGTTGTGGGGAAACGCTCGATGAACGAGAGAGCGGACGGACGGAATCGGTGATCGAGCGCCAGGTTCGAGCCGGTTTGCAGGATCTTAGTGCCAGCGAGGTCGCCGGCCTTATCGTCGCCTACGAGCCGATTTGGGCTATCGGAACAGGCAAGACGGCAACGCCCGAGCAAGCCAACGAAACCGTTGCTTTCGTCCGCGGCGTCATCAAGGATATGACCGGCGAGACGGTTTCCGAGGAGGTTCGCATCCTGTACGGCGGTAGCGTTAAACCCGACAACATCGACTCGCTGATGGCTATGTCGGATATTGATGGCGCTCTCGTGGGGGGTGCTTGCCTCGAACCGGCCAGCTTCGCCAGAATCGTCAAATTCAACGGTTAG